AGACATCCCGATTTCATTGGATGTGGTCAGCGAGCGGAAGACGAAGGTGTCGATTACGTCTGTGGATGAGAACAGCAGGCCGTTGTTGCCGACCATATTGTAGAACATCCCGAAGTCTCCGCGGAAGATATTACCGATCGCCAGCAACACCAGAATGATGACGGTTGGCATCAGATTCGGAATCGTAATTTTCATAATACGCTGGAAAATATTCGCGCCGTCAATTTCGGCGGCTTCATACATCTCGGTGTCAATGCTTGTAATCGCGGCCAGATACATGATCGTTCCGTAACCCAGTGTCTTCCACGCGGATACGATGACCAGAATGAACGGCCAGTAGGCTGCCGTATTGTAAATATCGATTGGCTGCATCCCCAGTCCCTTCAGCAGCACATTGACTGTACCTACATCAAAGTTGAACAGGTTGTACGCAATCGCGCCCACAACAACCCAGGAAATGAAATAAGGCAGGAACAATACCGTTTGCGTCAGCTTGCGGAACCATTTGCCCGCTACCTCGAACAGCAGGATAGCTGCGAAGATCTGCAGCCCGTTGTTCACAACGATGAATGCAATGTTATATAGCGCTGTATTTCGGGTTACGCGCCAGGCGTCACCGGAATCAATGAAGAATTTGAAGTTGTCCAGTCCGTTCCATGGACTGCCGAATACCCCGCCCGTATAATCAAATTGCTTGAATGCCAGCACAATGCCCGACATGGGCAGATAAGCAAATAGCAGAAAGAACAATACTGCCGGTGTCAGCATAAGAAGCAAGGATCTGTATTTCTTGACGTCATCCCAGAATCCGTGTTGTTTCTGTTTCATCTTGAATCCCCTTTCCCATTCCCATTTCTCTATAGCCTTATTATAAATAAGCGTCCATCTGGTGTGGATTAGGGCTATCAACTAAAACTAATACTTTTTCAACGATCCGTTTAAATATATATACTTTCCAAAAAAACAAAAAACGTTGCCTCTGATTTGAAAACCAGTGCTGGCAACGTTTGGTAAACAAAGCTTATATCTTCTGCTTCTTGCGGTATTCCCCCGGCGTCATGCCGGTGATCTGCTTGAATTGACGGTTGAAATAAATGATATTTTTATAGCCCATCCGTTCGGCTATCTCATAGATCTTAAGCGTCGGATCACTCAGCAGCTCGAACACTCTGCTTGTCTTGCGTTCGTTGACGTATTCACTGAAAGGAACCCCGTATTCCTCCTTGAACAGGAAACCCAGATAATTCGGGGTGAAATCGAAGTGGGCGGCTACCTCCTTCAAGGTGATTTTCTTCTCCAGATTCTCCTCCACATAATTCATAATCTCGTCGATCAGCTTGCGCTTCTGCCGTTGCCGCTTCACATACAGCAGCTCCGACAGCTCGAAGAATCTCCGTCTCATCCACGACAGGATATCGTGAATCGTCTCGAACTGGAACAGGATGTCCGGCTGATGAGACTCCCACTGGAGCAGCTCATACAGATTCTCATTCTGCTGCTGCAGGTCCGCATGCAGCTTGGAGGTGATACGGATAATCAGCTCATAGACATCCTTCTTGCCGGCGTTCGTGAACAGCTCCAGCAGATGATCGTCAATCGCCACCAGATCGTACTGGATGATAGCCTCCAGCAGCTGCACAACAGTCTGTTCAATCCTGGCCCCCGGCGTCCCGCGCGGGGAGGACTCCAGATTGTCGCGGATCAGCCGGTTCTTGCCCAGCAGCCACTTCGCACTGAGTGCAGCCGTTGCCTGCTGGTAGGATTCATGCAGCCCCGCCTCATCCTGGGCGTAACGTCCGACCCCGATGGTTAAGGTGCAGGGGGAGCTCCCGGCCATCTGCTTAATCAGCTCATCCAGCAGACTGAGGAAGCTGTCCGGCGGAAGGCTGCACAGAATAACGAACCGGTGATGATGGACAGGAATCAGCGTTCCCAGCTGGGTGCTCTCTACGAACGCTCTGATCAGTCCGGCCATCTGCCGCGTCTTGACACGCGCATCCTCCTCGGACAGGTCTCGCATTTTCCATTCCAGATCATCGATCTCAATAATCGCTGCAGCCGCCCCCTTCATGAGCAGCGGATTCAGGGCACTGCGCAGATGCTGCTCCGCCGGCTCAGGCGATGCATCCTCGAACCAGCGCAGAATCAGCTCCTTGTTCACCAGAGACAGCGCCTCGGTGAAGGAGCGGTTCTTCTCCCGTTCCTGTTCCAGAGCAGCAGACAGAGATTCGAGCATATCGTAGAGATCCTTGTCTTCTACAGGCTTCAATAAATAACCGGAGGCATTGATCTCAATCGCTTCCTTGGCATAACTGAAATCTTCATGGCCGCTGATGAAGACAATTTTGACCTTCGGATGGATGACCTTGGCCCGGCGCGCGAATTCCGTCCCCGTCATAATGGGCATCCGTATATCGGACAGGATGATATCCACCCGCTCCTGCTCCATAATCTTAAGCGCATTGAAGCCGCTGTTCGCCGTTCCTACCACTGCAAGATCCAGCGGGCTGGACAGGACTCTGCGCCGCAGCCATTCCAGATCAATCGCTTCATCGTCAACCAGCAATACATTGATACTCATCGCAATTTTGTCCTCCTGTATGTGTAACTGACCCCTATGTCTTACAGCTCCTCATCACCCTGAAGCCCGGCAGGAAGCAGCAGCCGCACGGTTGTCCCGCCTCCATAGAAGCTGGCAATCGTCACTCCGTACGCATCGCCGTACCTGAGCTTAATCCGCTCATCCACATTTTTCACACCATACCCGCCTGACTGGCTCGGCCCCTGCATCATTCGCTTGACCACCTCGGGGCGCATGCCGATCCCGTTATCGATTACCTTAAGTTCAATATTGTCCCCTACCCGCTTGCCGGTCAGCCGGATGGCAA
The sequence above is a segment of the Paenibacillus sp. FSL R7-0204 genome. Coding sequences within it:
- a CDS encoding ABC transporter permease, producing MKQKQHGFWDDVKKYRSLLLMLTPAVLFFLLFAYLPMSGIVLAFKQFDYTGGVFGSPWNGLDNFKFFIDSGDAWRVTRNTALYNIAFIVVNNGLQIFAAILLFEVAGKWFRKLTQTVLFLPYFISWVVVGAIAYNLFNFDVGTVNVLLKGLGMQPIDIYNTAAYWPFILVIVSAWKTLGYGTIMYLAAITSIDTEMYEAAEIDGANIFQRIMKITIPNLMPTVIILVLLAIGNIFRGDFGMFYNMVGNNGLLFSSTDVIDTFVFRSLTTSNEIGMSAAAGFYQSLLGFATIMLANYAVRRYDKDRALF
- a CDS encoding response regulator translates to MSINVLLVDDEAIDLEWLRRRVLSSPLDLAVVGTANSGFNALKIMEQERVDIILSDIRMPIMTGTEFARRAKVIHPKVKIVFISGHEDFSYAKEAIEINASGYLLKPVEDKDLYDMLESLSAALEQEREKNRSFTEALSLVNKELILRWFEDASPEPAEQHLRSALNPLLMKGAAAAIIEIDDLEWKMRDLSEEDARVKTRQMAGLIRAFVESTQLGTLIPVHHHRFVILCSLPPDSFLSLLDELIKQMAGSSPCTLTIGVGRYAQDEAGLHESYQQATAALSAKWLLGKNRLIRDNLESSPRGTPGARIEQTVVQLLEAIIQYDLVAIDDHLLELFTNAGKKDVYELIIRITSKLHADLQQQNENLYELLQWESHQPDILFQFETIHDILSWMRRRFFELSELLYVKRQRQKRKLIDEIMNYVEENLEKKITLKEVAAHFDFTPNYLGFLFKEEYGVPFSEYVNERKTSRVFELLSDPTLKIYEIAERMGYKNIIYFNRQFKQITGMTPGEYRKKQKI